From Pseudanabaena sp. PCC 6802, one genomic window encodes:
- a CDS encoding GNAT family N-acetyltransferase — MEVRVEKPEDVDAVRKVNIAAFGRESEANLVDRLRGSVSTLSFVAVESEQIIGHIFFSPVTIAGNCPDDLLVLGLAPLAVVPERQRQGVGSLLVRHGLNECAKLGSKAVVVLGHPEYYPRFGFVPAKKKGFGCEYAVPDEVFMLLELENGALEGYSGTVKYRPEFKECE, encoded by the coding sequence ATGGAAGTTCGAGTTGAGAAACCAGAAGATGTAGATGCCGTTCGCAAAGTTAATATTGCCGCGTTTGGGCGAGAAAGCGAAGCGAACTTAGTCGATCGCTTGCGAGGTTCTGTATCTACGCTTTCATTTGTTGCTGTGGAATCCGAACAAATTATCGGACACATTTTCTTTAGTCCAGTCACGATCGCAGGAAATTGCCCAGACGATTTACTCGTTTTGGGGTTAGCGCCACTGGCAGTGGTTCCCGAGCGCCAGCGGCAAGGAGTTGGGTCGTTGCTGGTTCGACATGGCTTAAACGAGTGCGCTAAGTTGGGTAGCAAAGCTGTTGTCGTGCTGGGACATCCGGAGTACTATCCCCGGTTTGGATTCGTACCAGCCAAAAAGAAAGGGTTTGGATGCGAGTACGCAGTACCGGATGAGGTGTTCATGCTACTGGAGTTGGAAAATGGCGCGCTGGAAGGATATAGTGGAACGGTAAAGTATAGGCCAGAGTTCAAGGAATGCGAATAG
- a CDS encoding elongation factor G — protein sequence MNQKGISGSRNVAIVGPYLSGKTTLLESLLSVTGTISRKGRISDRNTVGDSSPEARDRSMTVEINTAVLEYEGINFTFLDCPGSVEFAQETYNALVGVDAAIVVCEPDSDRVLTLAPLFKFLDDWEIPHLVFINKMDRANAAFMDVLNALKTVSSRPLVPHQYPISQSGQVTGFIDLVTEQAYQYHSGAPADPIPFPEALKEQEQAARTEMLEALADFDDHLLEELLEEITPPEEEIIQDLKMELGADLIVPVFIGMAEQDYGARPLLAALLREAPEPEVTAERRKLGSKSQTPIAQVLKTYSNPQGGKLSLVRVWQGTLSDGATINGSRISGMYRLLGAQTIPTPQASAGDIVALGRLEGVKTGDTLGLEPSSPELLRADKIAPVFALAITPVNRNDEVKLSGAMSKLLEEDPSLYWEQHGDTREIILWGQGEIHLQVALDRLHRKYNLHMSTHLPQVPYKETIRKSSSSHGRYKHQSGGHGQFGDVYLDIKPMPRGEGISFQETIVGGVVPRQYIPGVETGVREYLTHGPLGFPVVDVSVTLTNGSYHSVDSSEQAFKQAARLAMQEGMSKCEPTLLEPIAQIEISIPSDYTPKALRLISGRRGQVLGYDAKQDWHGWDRVLAYLPQAEMHDLIVELRSLTMGVGFFHWEFHHLQEVPEKLAERVLTTSNAPTSNGKNHK from the coding sequence ATGAACCAAAAAGGTATCTCGGGTTCGCGAAACGTGGCAATCGTCGGACCCTACTTAAGTGGGAAAACCACACTTTTGGAGAGTTTGTTATCTGTTACAGGTACGATTTCTCGCAAGGGGCGCATTTCAGATCGCAATACCGTTGGCGATAGTTCCCCCGAAGCCCGCGATCGCTCCATGACGGTTGAAATCAACACTGCGGTTCTGGAATATGAGGGTATTAACTTTACATTTCTAGACTGCCCTGGCTCCGTTGAGTTTGCTCAGGAAACCTACAATGCCCTGGTAGGAGTAGATGCCGCCATCGTCGTCTGCGAACCAGATAGCGATCGCGTTCTCACCTTAGCACCTCTATTCAAGTTTTTAGATGATTGGGAGATCCCCCATCTAGTTTTTATCAACAAGATGGATCGTGCCAATGCTGCCTTTATGGACGTGCTAAACGCCCTGAAAACGGTTTCTTCTCGTCCTTTAGTTCCGCATCAATATCCCATTAGCCAGTCAGGTCAGGTAACTGGCTTTATCGATTTGGTAACCGAGCAGGCGTATCAATATCACTCTGGCGCTCCAGCCGATCCCATTCCCTTCCCTGAAGCTTTAAAAGAGCAGGAGCAAGCTGCTCGAACTGAAATGCTAGAAGCTCTCGCTGATTTTGACGACCACCTGCTGGAAGAGCTACTAGAAGAAATTACCCCTCCCGAAGAAGAAATTATCCAGGATCTGAAGATGGAATTGGGAGCCGATCTAATCGTCCCAGTCTTCATTGGTATGGCCGAGCAGGACTATGGCGCTCGTCCCTTACTGGCAGCCCTACTGCGCGAAGCTCCCGAACCTGAAGTTACGGCTGAACGACGCAAGCTTGGCAGTAAGAGCCAAACCCCAATCGCCCAAGTGCTTAAAACCTATTCCAATCCTCAGGGTGGCAAGCTCTCGTTGGTAAGGGTCTGGCAAGGGACTCTATCGGATGGAGCGACGATTAATGGCAGTCGGATCAGCGGCATGTATCGGCTGTTAGGCGCTCAGACCATACCCACACCGCAAGCATCCGCTGGGGACATTGTTGCCCTGGGTCGTCTGGAAGGCGTTAAAACTGGCGATACGCTCGGTCTTGAGCCTAGTAGCCCCGAGCTGCTTAGAGCGGACAAAATCGCCCCGGTGTTTGCCCTTGCCATTACTCCAGTCAATCGCAACGATGAAGTCAAGCTGAGCGGTGCTATGAGTAAGCTGCTGGAAGAAGACCCCTCACTCTATTGGGAACAACATGGCGACACCCGCGAGATTATTCTCTGGGGCCAGGGAGAAATTCACCTTCAGGTTGCCTTAGATCGACTGCATCGCAAGTACAACCTTCACATGTCCACCCACTTGCCACAGGTTCCCTATAAAGAAACCATTCGTAAATCTTCCTCATCTCACGGTCGCTATAAGCACCAATCCGGTGGGCACGGGCAATTTGGCGATGTCTATCTCGATATCAAACCCATGCCGCGCGGCGAAGGCATCAGCTTCCAAGAAACAATTGTGGGCGGCGTAGTTCCCAGGCAATACATTCCTGGAGTAGAAACAGGGGTGCGCGAGTACTTGACACATGGGCCGTTGGGATTCCCCGTAGTGGATGTCTCTGTGACATTAACCAATGGGTCTTATCACTCGGTGGACAGCTCAGAGCAGGCATTTAAGCAGGCAGCACGGCTAGCTATGCAAGAGGGTATGAGTAAGTGCGAACCGACCTTACTAGAACCGATCGCTCAGATCGAGATTTCCATTCCCAGCGACTATACTCCCAAGGCTTTGCGCCTGATTAGCGGTCGTCGCGGTCAGGTACTGGGCTACGATGCCAAACAGGATTGGCATGGTTGGGATCGGGTTTTAGCCTATCTGCCGCAGGCAGAAATGCACGATCTAATTGTGGAGTTGCGATCGCTAACTATGGGAGTGGGATTTTTCCATTGGGAATTCCATCATCTCCAGGAGGTGCCTGAAAAGCTCGCAGAGCGGGTGCTAACAACTAGCAACGCACCTACAAGTAACGGCAAGAACCACAAATAG
- the fabD gene encoding ACP S-malonyltransferase — translation MKTAWVFPGQGSQAVGMGMDLLEVGQDKFAKAAEILGWSIAEKCQGDIAELSQTEYTQPCLYTISAILSDLLKAKGYTPDVVAGHSLGEYSALYSAGVFDFATGLELVKQRSLLMSGASGGAMTALIGFDRAALEDLIANTPDVVLANDNSDGQVVISGTVEAVQSVCGQIKVKKAMPLAVSGAFHSPLMAEAAAKFADILAQIQFRDAQIPVLSNVEPTDATTSAQTLRDRLSVQITSPVRWREISLYLGESGCERAIEVGAGKVLTGLLKRTAPNLQLANISNLEQLNELVR, via the coding sequence ATGAAAACAGCGTGGGTATTTCCAGGACAAGGTTCGCAAGCCGTAGGTATGGGCATGGACTTGCTAGAGGTAGGGCAGGATAAGTTTGCCAAAGCCGCAGAAATTTTAGGGTGGTCGATCGCCGAAAAGTGTCAGGGCGACATTGCCGAATTATCGCAGACAGAATACACGCAGCCTTGTCTTTATACGATCTCCGCCATTCTGAGCGATCTGCTCAAAGCCAAAGGCTATACACCTGATGTGGTGGCTGGACATAGCCTGGGCGAATATTCTGCCCTCTACAGTGCTGGCGTATTTGACTTTGCTACTGGTTTAGAGTTAGTCAAGCAGCGATCGCTGCTGATGTCAGGCGCGAGCGGTGGTGCCATGACTGCCCTGATCGGGTTCGATCGCGCTGCTTTAGAAGACCTGATTGCCAATACGCCGGATGTGGTACTTGCCAATGACAACAGCGACGGACAGGTAGTAATTTCTGGAACAGTTGAGGCAGTGCAAAGCGTCTGCGGGCAAATTAAAGTCAAAAAGGCAATGCCCCTAGCAGTGAGTGGCGCATTTCACTCGCCATTGATGGCAGAGGCTGCCGCGAAATTTGCCGATATCCTCGCCCAAATTCAGTTTCGGGATGCCCAGATCCCGGTATTATCCAACGTCGAACCAACTGATGCCACGACTTCAGCACAAACCCTGCGCGATCGCCTCAGCGTCCAAATTACCTCTCCCGTGCGTTGGCGCGAAATAAGCTTGTATCTAGGTGAATCTGGTTGCGAACGAGCGATCGAGGTCGGCGCTGGCAAAGTGCTTACGGGATTGCTAAAGCGGACTGCACCAAATTTGCAATTGGCGAATATCAGCAATCTAGAGCAACTCAATGAGTTAGTTCGCTAA
- the aroH gene encoding chorismate mutase: MGWRIRGVRGATTVAENSVAAVEEAVLELMAALEASNQIDPKDIASATFSVTPDIDAIFPAKVARSRPHWEHVPLLDVQHMHVEGDLPHCIRVILHINTPLEQEAIQHVYLNGAKHLRPDLKQVEF, encoded by the coding sequence GTGGGATGGCGTATTCGTGGCGTTCGTGGAGCGACAACAGTAGCGGAAAATTCAGTGGCGGCTGTTGAGGAAGCAGTGCTGGAACTGATGGCAGCACTGGAAGCTAGCAATCAAATTGACCCCAAGGATATTGCGAGCGCTACTTTCTCGGTCACGCCGGATATCGACGCGATCTTCCCTGCCAAAGTTGCGCGATCGCGTCCCCATTGGGAGCACGTACCCTTGCTTGATGTCCAGCACATGCACGTTGAGGGCGACCTACCCCATTGCATCCGGGTAATTTTGCACATCAATACCCCCCTAGAGCAAGAAGCCATTCAGCACGTTTATCTAAATGGAGCCAAACACCTCAGACCGGATCTAAAGCAAGTTGAGTTTTAA
- the hemF gene encoding oxygen-dependent coproporphyrinogen oxidase: MTTSTIQTPLPQVPTDSRSQVSQFMQQLQDSICAGLEELDGKAKFRQDEWERPEGGGGRSRVMAEGNVFEKGGVNFSEVFGSHLPPSIVKQRPDATGHDFYATGTSMVLHPRNPYVPTVHLNYRYFEAGPVWWFGGGLDLTPYYGFAEDAHHLHSTLKTACDRHNPDYYPVFKLWCDEYFYLNHRQEMRGVGGIFFDYQDGRGKLYKGDKQQAALELSDRIGEVPERSWQELFSFIQDCAGSFLPAYVPIAQKRRDTPWGDRERDFQLYRRGRYVEFNLVYDRGTIFGLQTNGRTESILMSLPPVVRWEYDYHPQPNTPEAQLYDLFLKPQDWANWVEGS; encoded by the coding sequence ATGACTACCAGCACCATACAAACTCCCCTGCCTCAAGTGCCAACTGATTCTAGATCTCAGGTCAGTCAGTTCATGCAACAACTGCAAGATAGTATTTGTGCCGGACTGGAAGAACTCGACGGCAAGGCAAAATTTCGCCAGGATGAGTGGGAGCGTCCCGAAGGTGGCGGCGGGCGATCGCGCGTGATGGCTGAGGGCAACGTTTTCGAGAAAGGTGGCGTGAATTTCTCCGAGGTGTTTGGCTCGCATCTACCTCCCAGCATTGTCAAGCAACGTCCCGATGCCACCGGTCATGACTTCTATGCCACGGGCACTTCGATGGTGCTGCATCCCCGCAACCCCTATGTCCCGACCGTCCACCTCAATTACCGCTATTTTGAGGCAGGCCCCGTTTGGTGGTTTGGTGGTGGTTTGGATTTAACTCCTTACTACGGTTTCGCGGAAGACGCACATCACCTGCATTCTACGCTCAAGACAGCTTGCGATCGCCACAACCCCGACTACTACCCTGTATTTAAGCTATGGTGCGATGAATATTTCTACCTCAACCACCGTCAAGAGATGCGCGGTGTAGGCGGTATTTTCTTTGACTATCAAGATGGCAGAGGCAAACTCTATAAAGGCGATAAGCAGCAAGCGGCGCTCGAACTCAGCGATCGCATCGGGGAAGTACCCGAGCGCTCCTGGCAGGAGTTATTTAGTTTCATCCAGGACTGTGCGGGATCGTTTTTGCCTGCCTACGTGCCAATCGCACAGAAACGTAGGGATACTCCTTGGGGCGATCGCGAGCGTGATTTTCAGCTATATCGACGCGGTCGTTATGTGGAATTTAACCTGGTTTACGACCGGGGCACCATTTTTGGCCTGCAAACAAATGGACGGACGGAATCGATTTTAATGTCATTGCCACCAGTGGTGCGTTGGGAATACGACTACCATCCCCAACCCAACACCCCGGAAGCCCAGCTTTACGATCTGTTCCTCAAGCCGCAAGACTGGGCTAACTGGGTCGAAGGGAGCTAA
- a CDS encoding 2Fe-2S iron-sulfur cluster-binding protein, protein MAVYNVRLINEAEGLDETIEVDEDEFVLDVAEAEGINLPFSCRAGTCSTCAGRVIEGDVKESGGNPDMFFNSGQRAAGFRLLCISYPTSDCTILTNQEPNISQF, encoded by the coding sequence ATGGCAGTTTACAATGTTCGACTAATCAACGAAGCTGAAGGGCTTGATGAAACTATCGAAGTAGATGAAGACGAGTTCGTGCTTGATGTGGCGGAAGCGGAAGGGATTAACTTACCCTTTAGCTGTCGTGCAGGCACCTGCTCTACCTGCGCTGGCAGAGTCATAGAGGGCGATGTCAAAGAATCGGGCGGCAACCCTGACATGTTCTTTAACTCCGGGCAAAGGGCAGCCGGCTTCCGACTTTTATGCATAAGCTACCCTACGTCTGACTGCACGATTTTAACTAATCAAGAACCCAACATCTCGCAGTTTTAG
- a CDS encoding urease subunit gamma — protein MELTPQEKDKLLIFTAALVAERRKQRGLKLNYPEAVAYLTAAILEGARDGRTVADLMSYGTTLLGRDDVMEGVPEMIHEVQVEATFPDGTKLVTVHHPIT, from the coding sequence ATGGAGTTAACGCCTCAAGAAAAAGATAAGTTACTGATCTTTACTGCGGCACTGGTAGCAGAACGCCGCAAGCAGCGCGGCTTAAAACTCAACTACCCCGAAGCGGTTGCCTACCTAACAGCAGCAATCTTGGAAGGAGCAAGGGATGGACGCACTGTAGCCGACCTCATGAGTTATGGCACGACATTGCTAGGGCGCGACGATGTCATGGAAGGCGTACCGGAGATGATCCATGAAGTACAGGTAGAAGCAACGTTCCCAGACGGTACCAAACTAGTAACCGTTCATCATCCCATTACGTGA
- a CDS encoding Uma2 family endonuclease — protein MIQVQPKPSDQEDEEFEPKRITLEEFFEWYPDRGGRYELRNGVIVEVQPTGPHEQVGGFLTLEVGFQIKQYSLPLIIPRQCILKGWDDDKSGFSPDVAVLHANALSEEPLWKKRSTITKGTSVCLAIEVVSTNWRDDYLTKLGEYEKLGIPEYWIVDYLGLGGRRLIGNPKQPTITICQLVNEEYQLQQFQAEERLVSPAFPNLNLTVSQIVQVAE, from the coding sequence ATGATCCAAGTACAACCAAAGCCATCCGACCAGGAAGATGAAGAATTTGAACCGAAGCGAATAACGCTGGAAGAATTCTTCGAATGGTATCCCGATCGCGGCGGACGTTACGAACTTAGAAATGGAGTCATCGTTGAAGTGCAACCCACAGGCCCCCACGAACAAGTAGGCGGATTTCTTACCCTCGAAGTTGGGTTTCAAATTAAGCAATATTCTCTACCGCTTATCATTCCCCGTCAGTGCATTCTTAAGGGGTGGGACGATGACAAATCTGGATTCAGTCCCGATGTCGCTGTCCTGCACGCCAATGCACTTTCCGAAGAACCACTCTGGAAAAAGCGCTCTACAATTACCAAAGGTACTTCCGTTTGTCTCGCTATTGAAGTAGTCAGTACCAACTGGCGCGATGACTACCTGACCAAACTGGGCGAATACGAAAAATTGGGCATTCCCGAATACTGGATTGTAGACTACCTGGGTTTAGGCGGTCGCCGCCTCATTGGCAATCCCAAACAACCTACAATTACTATTTGTCAGTTGGTAAATGAAGAATATCAGTTGCAACAGTTTCAAGCTGAGGAACGGTTGGTTTCGCCAGCTTTCCCAAATCTGAACCTCACCGTGTCGCAAATTGTTCAGGTGGCGGAGTAA
- a CDS encoding urease accessory protein UreD, whose amino-acid sequence MIGQESSIAKPPTDRNVWHGKLELDFANRDGATHVKHSYSQAPWKLQRPFYPEGDRICHSVLLHTAGGMVGGDRLSAEINLAENTHALITTAAAAKIYRSNGLIAQQSTRIQIAAGAYLEWLPQDSIIFDGAIYNQHLHVELAPQATWCGWEVCRYGRTARGESFLSGQVRSHTEVWQQGRPLWIDRQRLSGGADTIHSPHALAGQPVVANLAFIGQVIPTEIVEQARTLVKTAIKGEMQGEFGVTRLEQGIICRYRGASSLEARTWLIAVWQMLRVSFMGSSTCIPRIWQHNVN is encoded by the coding sequence ATGATTGGACAGGAAAGTTCTATCGCCAAACCGCCAACCGATCGCAATGTTTGGCATGGCAAGCTCGAATTGGATTTTGCAAACCGAGATGGCGCGACACACGTCAAACACAGCTACAGTCAGGCTCCTTGGAAACTGCAAAGACCTTTTTATCCCGAGGGCGATCGCATTTGCCATAGCGTCTTGTTGCATACAGCGGGAGGTATGGTGGGGGGCGATCGCCTCAGTGCGGAGATTAACCTGGCGGAAAATACCCATGCCCTAATTACCACGGCGGCAGCCGCCAAAATCTATCGCAGTAACGGACTTATCGCCCAGCAATCAACCAGGATTCAAATTGCCGCTGGTGCGTATTTGGAGTGGTTGCCCCAGGACAGTATTATTTTTGACGGCGCTATCTACAATCAACACCTGCATGTCGAATTAGCACCACAAGCAACCTGGTGCGGTTGGGAAGTCTGTCGCTATGGACGGACGGCTAGAGGGGAAAGCTTTTTGTCAGGACAAGTGCGATCGCATACAGAAGTATGGCAGCAAGGGCGACCGCTCTGGATCGATCGACAACGACTGAGCGGTGGTGCTGATACAATCCACAGCCCTCATGCCTTGGCCGGACAACCAGTGGTTGCCAATTTGGCATTTATCGGACAGGTTATACCAACAGAAATAGTAGAACAGGCGCGAACTTTGGTAAAGACTGCGATAAAAGGTGAAATGCAAGGCGAATTTGGCGTGACACGGCTCGAACAGGGGATAATATGTCGCTATCGCGGTGCATCCAGTCTGGAAGCGCGCACCTGGTTAATCGCAGTATGGCAAATGTTGCGAGTGTCATTCATGGGATCGTCTACTTGCATACCAAGAATTTGGCAGCATAATGTTAACTAG
- a CDS encoding UDP-N-acetylmuramoyl-tripeptide--D-alanyl-D-alanine ligase, with translation MTCKCTVGDAIAAMSAKFANVNPQALLTGICTDSRKLQSGQLFVALVGENFDGHEFVASAIGQGAIAAVVQADRFTNNASDLPLLMVDDTLTAYQAIASWWRQKCNLPVVAVTGSAGKTTTKELIAALLGYYTEPGKSVHKSAANYNNDIGVAQTLLAIDPSQHSFVVVEMGMRGLGEIARLARVAQPDVSVITNIGTAHIGRLGSQAAIATAKCELLEQTPPDGIAVLNGEDDLLMKTAGQVWHGRTLTYGLDAGDINGELQGDILCVRRVGRVGQMAWQMPIPGRHNALNFLAALGVLQALDLDWSVTASSSDRIENLSMPAGRSQVYHLDRDITILDETYNASPEATIAALHLLASTPARRRWAVLGTMKELGEMSKSLHVKVGETVRNLGIDRLLVLTDGESDAILLGAGRDFPGASSGSTHAELTEILLKLVEPGDRLLFKASRSIGMDLVVKEFQQAWQARSS, from the coding sequence ATGACCTGTAAATGTACTGTAGGCGATGCGATCGCCGCAATGTCAGCCAAATTCGCGAATGTTAATCCCCAAGCCCTGCTAACAGGAATTTGCACTGACAGTCGAAAGCTCCAATCTGGGCAGCTATTCGTCGCACTCGTGGGTGAAAATTTTGACGGGCATGAGTTTGTTGCCAGCGCGATCGGCCAGGGCGCGATCGCTGCTGTCGTGCAAGCCGATCGCTTCACAAATAACGCCTCAGACTTACCATTGCTAATGGTGGACGATACCCTCACCGCCTATCAAGCGATCGCGAGTTGGTGGCGACAAAAATGCAATTTACCAGTAGTGGCGGTAACTGGTTCCGCTGGCAAAACCACTACCAAGGAATTAATTGCAGCGCTACTCGGTTATTACACCGAGCCAGGCAAGTCAGTCCACAAAAGCGCTGCCAACTACAACAACGACATCGGTGTTGCCCAAACTCTTTTAGCGATCGATCCCAGTCAGCACAGCTTTGTGGTGGTGGAAATGGGGATGCGAGGGCTGGGGGAAATTGCCCGACTAGCCCGCGTTGCCCAACCTGATGTGAGCGTAATTACGAATATCGGTACGGCGCATATTGGCAGACTCGGTTCTCAAGCAGCGATCGCGACCGCTAAATGCGAGTTGTTAGAGCAAACTCCCCCAGACGGAATTGCAGTTCTCAATGGGGAAGATGACCTACTCATGAAAACCGCTGGACAGGTTTGGCACGGACGTACTCTCACCTATGGATTAGATGCAGGCGATATCAATGGCGAATTGCAGGGAGATATTTTGTGCGTGCGGCGAGTGGGGCGAGTGGGACAAATGGCGTGGCAGATGCCCATCCCCGGTCGCCATAATGCACTGAATTTTTTAGCCGCGCTGGGGGTTTTACAAGCATTGGATCTGGACTGGTCGGTGACTGCGTCAAGTTCAGACCGCATAGAGAATCTCAGCATGCCAGCGGGGCGATCGCAGGTATATCACCTCGATCGAGACATCACAATTCTAGATGAGACCTATAACGCCTCTCCAGAGGCAACTATTGCCGCTTTACATCTATTGGCAAGCACTCCCGCCCGCCGCCGCTGGGCAGTTTTAGGCACTATGAAGGAGTTAGGTGAGATGTCTAAATCGCTGCATGTCAAGGTGGGCGAAACCGTTCGCAACTTAGGGATAGATCGTCTCTTAGTTCTAACCGATGGAGAATCAGATGCAATTCTGCTGGGTGCAGGCCGAGATTTTCCTGGTGCCAGCAGCGGTTCCACCCATGCCGAACTTACCGAAATCCTGCTTAAATTAGTAGAACCTGGCGATCGCCTCCTATTCAAAGCATCCCGCTCCATCGGCATGGATCTGGTAGTCAAAGAATTTCAGCAAGCATGGCAAGCCCGTAGTAGTTAG